The Hugenholtzia roseola DSM 9546 genome contains a region encoding:
- a CDS encoding TAT-variant-translocated molybdopterin oxidoreductase has protein sequence MKLKKNTYWKGLEQFTNDPDFIKHAEKEFPAYLPIKDAYGDNSKNEEEHDSSRRDFLKLMGFSVAAVSLAACEAPVKKAIPYLNNPEDVVASIPNFYASSYVQGGEYCAVIVKTREGRPILVEGNPDSPLTQGGINARVSASVLGLYDAEKARKPSKGGEQAEWAAIDKEIMAKLSGLGGDLYIVSHTVLSPSTKRLVAEFGEKAGVSVKHVSYDPISRYAIAKAHQNNFGKKVIPSYDFSKAEVIVGINADFLGEWIAEIEHTKQYAETRRISKDKKQMSRHYQFESMLSITGGSSDYRTPIRPSEEVAVVAALYNAICGGNLSQGKLSSELANKNLQRCIKELTAANGKALVVSGSNQVGVQELVNAINEKLGAYGTTIDLETPSYQRQGDDEQMAAFVEALKGGSAAGVIFYNCNPVYDYPAGAEIAAAVGKAKLSIATAERLDETASLCQYHTPDRHYLESWNDAEPKKGHLALIQPTINPIFDTRQFQDSLIKWAGMEGDYYTYIQKTWEARTGKTGAAFARLWKTVLHDGVYPKKGKTAAIAEAPVVVAATDSTATEGATEMVASEPAQTESPAETTTVAAVTGFTAPDANALSLPKVGGADTLELALYASAVMGNGMMANNPWIQETPEPITKLTWGQALLVSVDVAMAKGLSTKENDTAVAKLNVGGKEYNLPVIVQPGLAKNTLALPIGYGRSKEKGGKVAAEAAGINAYELAAWKGGVQFYALNAQVEAAGEMELIAQTQTHHTFLGRETIIQEALLKDYQDVKALQEKRYEPKIATSKGLTTPTDISIWDIQNDWYGESGDLTKKYENKEIPEYKKDLWLEKHPIGADVHLYPNHHWGMVIDLNTCTGCSACVVACHVENNVPVVGKKEVAVRRDMHWMRIDRYYSSSTTDKKDYDNLKIVSENPEIVFQPMMCQHCNNAPCETVCPVAATTHSSEGLNQMTYNRCVGTKYCANNCPYKVRRFNWFKYNLNKEFDYYMNDELGRMVLNPDVTVRSRGVMEKCSLCVQRIQDGKLRAKKELRKVRDGEVVTACASACPTQAITFGDLNDPNSKIVQVLEGELDKRAYNVLAEINTRPNVWYLTKVRNQDEAFVPTSPLQKTEA, from the coding sequence ATGAAATTAAAAAAGAATACATACTGGAAAGGTCTGGAACAATTCACCAACGACCCCGACTTCATCAAGCATGCCGAAAAAGAGTTCCCTGCGTATCTTCCTATCAAAGATGCCTACGGCGACAACTCTAAAAACGAAGAAGAACACGACTCTTCGCGCCGCGACTTCCTCAAATTGATGGGTTTTAGCGTGGCAGCCGTTTCTTTGGCAGCTTGCGAGGCACCTGTGAAAAAAGCCATTCCTTATTTGAACAACCCCGAAGATGTGGTTGCTTCTATTCCCAACTTCTACGCCTCTTCGTATGTGCAGGGTGGCGAATATTGCGCCGTCATTGTCAAGACGCGCGAAGGTCGTCCGATTTTGGTAGAAGGCAATCCCGACTCACCCCTAACACAAGGCGGCATCAATGCGCGTGTGAGTGCTTCGGTTTTGGGTTTGTATGATGCTGAAAAAGCCCGCAAGCCCTCGAAAGGTGGCGAGCAGGCAGAATGGGCGGCTATTGATAAAGAAATCATGGCAAAATTGAGCGGCTTAGGTGGCGACCTTTATATCGTGAGCCACACCGTTCTTAGCCCCAGCACGAAAAGATTGGTAGCCGAGTTTGGCGAAAAAGCAGGCGTGAGTGTCAAGCATGTAAGCTATGACCCAATTTCGCGCTACGCCATTGCAAAAGCACACCAAAACAATTTCGGTAAAAAAGTCATTCCATCGTATGATTTTAGCAAAGCCGAAGTAATTGTAGGTATCAATGCCGACTTTTTAGGCGAATGGATTGCCGAAATCGAGCATACAAAACAGTATGCCGAAACGCGCCGCATCTCGAAAGACAAAAAGCAGATGTCGCGCCACTATCAATTCGAGAGCATGCTCTCTATCACAGGTGGTTCTTCGGATTATCGCACCCCAATTCGCCCTTCGGAAGAGGTGGCTGTGGTGGCGGCACTCTACAATGCTATCTGTGGCGGCAACCTTTCACAAGGCAAACTTTCAAGCGAATTAGCAAATAAAAACCTACAACGTTGTATCAAAGAACTAACCGCAGCTAACGGCAAAGCCTTAGTTGTTTCAGGTTCGAATCAGGTAGGTGTGCAAGAGCTTGTCAATGCGATTAACGAAAAATTAGGTGCTTACGGCACTACCATCGACCTTGAAACGCCTTCTTATCAGCGTCAGGGTGATGACGAGCAGATGGCAGCCTTTGTAGAAGCCCTAAAAGGCGGAAGTGCAGCTGGTGTCATTTTCTATAATTGCAACCCTGTTTATGACTATCCCGCAGGTGCGGAAATTGCAGCCGCAGTAGGCAAGGCAAAACTTTCTATCGCTACTGCCGAAAGATTAGACGAAACGGCTTCTCTCTGCCAATATCACACGCCCGACCGCCATTATCTGGAGTCTTGGAATGATGCAGAGCCTAAGAAGGGACACCTTGCTTTGATACAGCCTACCATCAATCCGATTTTTGACACGCGCCAATTTCAAGATAGCCTTATCAAATGGGCAGGCATGGAAGGCGATTATTATACCTATATCCAAAAAACTTGGGAAGCACGCACAGGAAAAACGGGTGCTGCCTTTGCAAGACTTTGGAAAACGGTCTTACACGATGGCGTTTATCCGAAAAAAGGAAAAACCGCTGCGATTGCCGAAGCTCCCGTTGTAGTGGCAGCTACTGATTCTACCGCTACCGAAGGTGCGACAGAGATGGTAGCAAGCGAGCCTGCACAAACAGAATCTCCTGCCGAAACTACCACTGTCGCTGCCGTTACAGGTTTTACCGCGCCTGATGCCAATGCTTTAAGCCTACCAAAAGTAGGAGGCGCGGACACTTTGGAACTTGCGCTCTATGCAAGTGCCGTTATGGGGAATGGTATGATGGCAAACAACCCTTGGATTCAGGAAACGCCAGAGCCTATTACCAAACTTACTTGGGGACAGGCGTTGCTTGTTTCGGTAGATGTGGCAATGGCAAAAGGGCTTTCTACCAAAGAAAACGATACGGCAGTAGCCAAATTGAACGTTGGGGGCAAGGAATACAATCTGCCTGTCATTGTTCAGCCCGGTTTGGCAAAAAATACCCTTGCTTTGCCTATCGGATATGGTAGAAGCAAAGAAAAAGGTGGAAAAGTGGCAGCCGAAGCCGCTGGTATCAATGCCTACGAATTGGCGGCTTGGAAAGGCGGCGTTCAGTTTTATGCCCTCAATGCACAAGTAGAGGCAGCAGGCGAAATGGAACTTATCGCCCAAACGCAAACGCATCACACCTTCTTGGGTAGGGAAACCATTATCCAAGAGGCACTCTTGAAAGATTATCAAGACGTAAAGGCACTACAAGAGAAGCGTTACGAGCCTAAAATCGCTACCTCAAAAGGCTTGACTACGCCTACTGACATCTCTATCTGGGATATTCAGAACGACTGGTATGGTGAAAGTGGCGATTTGACTAAGAAATACGAAAACAAGGAAATTCCTGAATACAAGAAAGACCTTTGGCTGGAAAAACACCCTATCGGTGCGGACGTTCACTTGTATCCAAATCACCACTGGGGTATGGTCATAGACCTCAATACCTGTACAGGCTGTTCGGCTTGCGTGGTGGCTTGTCATGTGGAAAATAACGTTCCCGTTGTAGGTAAAAAAGAAGTGGCGGTACGTCGTGATATGCACTGGATGCGCATCGACCGTTACTACTCATCTTCTACCACAGATAAGAAAGACTACGACAATTTGAAAATTGTATCGGAAAACCCCGAAATTGTCTTTCAACCGATGATGTGTCAGCATTGTAACAACGCGCCTTGTGAAACGGTCTGCCCTGTTGCGGCTACGACACACAGCAGCGAAGGTTTGAATCAGATGACTTACAACCGTTGTGTAGGTACGAAGTATTGCGCCAATAACTGCCCTTACAAAGTACGTCGCTTCAACTGGTTTAAGTACAATCTGAACAAAGAATTTGACTATTACATGAACGACGAATTAGGTCGTATGGTCTTGAACCCTGATGTTACGGTTCGTTCGCGTGGTGTGATGGAAAAATGCTCACTTTGCGTACAGCGTATTCAAGACGGCAAATTGCGTGCGAAGAAAGAACTCCGCAAAGTACGTGATGGCGAAGTTGTTACGGCTTGTGCAAGTGCTTGTCCTACACAGGCAATTACCTTTGGTGACTTGAATGACCCGAATAGCAAAATCGTTCAGGTGTTAGAAGGAGAATTGGATAAGCGTGCTTACAATGTTTTGGCGGAAATCAATACCCGTCCGAATGTTTGGTATCTGACCAAAGTTCGCAACCAAGATGAAGCATTTGTTCCTACTTCGCCACTTCAAAAGACAGAGGCATAG
- a CDS encoding DUF1987 domain-containing protein: MSLKNLYIEGRKYIPSVKFELENNHLFFAGQCYHEYTEEFFAPIYEWVRDYLATEPSQPITLEFRMDYYNTVCSRCFLEFFEMFENYQTDGGQVQVLWYYRQDDTDMLENGEDFKDDIDLPFTFLAY, encoded by the coding sequence ATGTCGCTGAAAAATTTATACATAGAAGGGAGAAAATACATTCCCAGTGTGAAGTTCGAGCTTGAAAACAACCACTTGTTTTTTGCAGGGCAGTGCTACCACGAATATACGGAGGAGTTTTTCGCCCCCATCTACGAATGGGTACGCGATTATTTAGCCACAGAGCCGTCCCAACCGATTACCTTAGAATTTCGCATGGATTATTACAATACGGTCTGCTCGCGCTGTTTCTTAGAATTTTTCGAAATGTTTGAAAATTATCAGACGGACGGAGGGCAGGTGCAGGTGCTTTGGTATTACCGTCAGGACGATACCGATATGCTCGAAAATGGCGAAGATTTTAAAGATGACATAGATTTGCCCTTTACTTTTCTGGCTTATTAG
- a CDS encoding cytochrome c oxidase subunit II: protein MYPILVAFIGILFVVLMALVYRVFTLVKIAKSSELSPAEKEQRVSTSNKVNGLLFIAFFFVLFGSIAWYSIAAQDKYMLPDAASAHGGDIDFLFWVTTGVVAFVFFLTHALLFFFPYIYRFREERKAEFISHNNTLEVIWTAVPAVVLTILVVSGWSVWSEVTAPAPEDAMEIEIVGKQFNWRARYGGADGIVGKFDYRKIDDVNELGIDFSDKNNYDDFMASTLKMPVGKNVLLKIRSKDVLHSVFLPHFRVKMDAVPGMPTKFWFTPTKTTADMRRELEAKNDPRAAEFKYQLACTEICGGGHFAMAMDVEVVTAEEFDKWYKEQKSWAEANADYLKEKGIDVPATQLAARN from the coding sequence ATGTATCCGATTTTAGTCGCATTTATTGGAATCCTCTTCGTAGTCTTGATGGCACTCGTCTATCGTGTTTTCACCTTAGTCAAGATAGCCAAAAGCTCCGAATTATCGCCTGCTGAAAAAGAGCAGCGCGTCAGTACCTCGAATAAGGTCAATGGTCTGCTTTTTATAGCGTTCTTTTTTGTCTTATTCGGCTCTATCGCTTGGTACTCTATTGCAGCTCAGGACAAATACATGCTGCCCGATGCTGCCTCCGCACATGGTGGGGATATAGACTTTCTCTTTTGGGTGACGACAGGAGTAGTGGCTTTTGTCTTCTTCCTAACTCACGCCCTTCTTTTCTTCTTCCCTTACATTTATCGTTTTAGAGAAGAAAGAAAGGCAGAATTTATTTCACACAACAACACGTTGGAAGTTATCTGGACTGCCGTTCCTGCCGTTGTTCTTACCATTTTAGTAGTATCTGGTTGGAGTGTGTGGAGCGAAGTTACTGCGCCAGCACCCGAAGATGCTATGGAAATAGAAATTGTGGGCAAGCAGTTTAATTGGCGTGCGCGTTACGGTGGTGCTGATGGTATCGTCGGAAAGTTTGACTATCGTAAAATTGATGATGTCAATGAATTAGGCATCGACTTTTCTGATAAGAACAACTATGACGACTTTATGGCAAGCACTTTAAAAATGCCTGTTGGAAAGAATGTACTCTTGAAGATTCGCTCAAAAGACGTACTGCATAGCGTCTTTTTGCCTCATTTTCGCGTCAAGATGGACGCAGTTCCCGGTATGCCTACCAAGTTTTGGTTCACACCTACCAAAACTACCGCAGACATGCGCAGAGAATTAGAAGCAAAAAATGACCCTCGTGCAGCCGAATTTAAGTACCAATTAGCCTGTACTGAAATTTGCGGTGGCGGACACTTCGCTATGGCAATGGACGTAGAAGTTGTTACGGCAGAAGAGTTTGATAAGTGGTACAAAGAGCAAAAATCTTGGGCAGAAGCCAATGCTGATTATTTAAAAGAGAAAGGCATTGACGTTCCTGCTACCCAATTAGCGGCACGCAACTAA
- a CDS encoding c-type cytochrome — protein MMKPLTHIFRVGLTGIAACMMLSSCGADKDNPGVEYAPQMYHSVAYEPLSQVVENKAWYTAIADDYYSTSPVTDNGYFSKEDVLGDAEKREKISNMLTPPKGTIKRQYYAHEALADSLLIYYDAYGKDDLEVAAIELKNPYPAEDEKVVARGKELYLSYCSPCHGATGKGDGKVGEKYGGVPDYSAGRYKTISEGHIFHVITHGKGRMWAHKGLVSPDDRWKIVRYVQQLQQGKP, from the coding sequence ATGATGAAACCATTAACCCATATATTTAGAGTCGGTCTGACAGGAATAGCGGCTTGTATGATGCTTTCCTCCTGCGGAGCTGACAAAGACAACCCCGGCGTAGAGTATGCGCCACAGATGTATCATAGCGTTGCTTACGAACCCCTTAGTCAGGTGGTAGAAAACAAGGCATGGTATACGGCTATTGCAGACGATTATTATAGCACTTCGCCTGTTACTGACAATGGCTACTTCTCTAAGGAAGATGTTTTGGGAGATGCTGAAAAGCGCGAGAAAATCTCCAATATGCTCACGCCGCCCAAAGGCACTATTAAGCGTCAGTATTATGCACACGAAGCCTTAGCCGATAGCCTACTTATTTATTACGACGCATACGGCAAAGACGATTTAGAGGTGGCAGCGATAGAACTCAAAAACCCCTATCCTGCCGAAGATGAAAAAGTAGTCGCACGCGGAAAGGAATTGTACCTTTCTTACTGTTCGCCTTGCCATGGCGCAACAGGAAAAGGCGACGGAAAAGTAGGCGAGAAATACGGCGGCGTACCCGATTATTCCGCAGGACGCTACAAAACCATCAGTGAGGGACACATTTTCCACGTCATCACGCATGGCAAAGGGCGTATGTGGGCGCATAAAGGGCTGGTTTCGCCCGACGACCGTTGGAAAATTGTACGCTACGTACAACAACTACAACAAGGCAAACCTTAA
- a CDS encoding cytochrome c oxidase subunit I, with product MSTVDIDIKSASADHHDDHHEHEHHGNFWTNYIFSTDHKVIAKQFLFTAIFWAFIGVAMSVIFRLQLGFPEADLSFLKPILGGWLTSEGKIDTNFYLALVTMHGTIMVFFVLTAGLSGTFSNFLIPLQIGARDMASGFMNMLSYWFFALSSVIMFASLFIETGPASGGWVIYPPLSALPQAMPGSGLGMTLWLTSMALFIASTLLGGINYIATVINMRTQGMSFDRMPLTIWAFFITAVIGLLSFPVLLSAALLLIFDRSFGTSFFLDSIYIAGEALPNQGGSPVLFQHLFWFLGHPEVYIVLLPALGITSEIIATNSRKPIFGYKAMIGSILGIAVLSFIVWAHHMFVSGMNPFLGSIFMFLTLIIAVPSAVKAFNYISTMWKGNLVFTPAMLFSIGLVSLFIVGGVTGIHLASAAIDIQLHDTYFVVAHFHLVMGSASFFGMLAGIYHWYPKMFGRMMDDKLGYVHFWITFLGVYGVFFPMHYIGIAGFPRRYYSFSSFDPFNMFVDLNMFISISAIITFFAQFIFVFNFFYSMFKGKLAPLNPWRSNTLEWTTPRFPGHGNWVGAIPQVFRWPYDYSKPGAKEDFIPQHIPYSATPESNLPEEKELAKKEQVEATKTAGSH from the coding sequence ATGTCTACTGTAGATATTGACATCAAAAGTGCGTCGGCAGACCATCATGACGACCACCACGAGCATGAGCATCACGGAAATTTCTGGACAAACTACATCTTTTCTACCGACCACAAAGTTATTGCAAAACAATTCCTCTTTACTGCAATCTTTTGGGCGTTCATTGGCGTAGCGATGTCGGTCATTTTCCGCTTGCAGCTCGGTTTTCCCGAAGCGGATTTGAGCTTCTTAAAGCCCATCTTGGGCGGTTGGCTTACCTCCGAAGGTAAGATTGACACAAATTTCTACCTTGCCTTAGTTACGATGCACGGCACCATCATGGTATTCTTCGTACTAACAGCAGGTCTGAGCGGTACTTTCAGTAATTTCCTTATTCCGTTGCAAATTGGCGCACGCGATATGGCTTCGGGCTTTATGAACATGCTTTCATATTGGTTCTTCGCCCTTTCAAGCGTGATTATGTTTGCCTCTCTTTTCATAGAAACGGGTCCTGCCTCTGGTGGTTGGGTAATTTATCCGCCTTTGAGTGCATTGCCACAAGCGATGCCCGGTTCAGGATTAGGCATGACGCTCTGGCTTACCAGTATGGCACTCTTTATTGCTTCTACGCTTTTAGGAGGCATCAATTATATCGCCACTGTTATCAATATGAGAACGCAAGGCATGTCTTTTGATAGAATGCCACTCACAATATGGGCTTTCTTTATCACTGCCGTAATTGGCTTGCTTTCTTTCCCTGTATTGCTTTCTGCGGCACTCTTATTGATTTTCGACCGTAGCTTCGGAACAAGTTTCTTTTTGGATAGCATCTACATTGCAGGCGAGGCTTTGCCTAATCAAGGTGGTAGTCCTGTACTTTTCCAACACCTTTTCTGGTTCTTGGGACACCCTGAAGTGTATATCGTATTGCTTCCTGCTTTGGGTATTACCTCTGAAATTATTGCGACAAACTCGCGCAAGCCTATCTTTGGCTATAAGGCTATGATTGGCTCTATTTTGGGGATTGCCGTACTTTCCTTTATCGTTTGGGCGCACCACATGTTCGTTTCGGGTATGAATCCGTTTTTGGGTTCAATCTTTATGTTCTTGACGCTTATCATTGCCGTTCCTTCGGCGGTTAAAGCCTTCAATTACATCTCGACTATGTGGAAAGGCAACTTGGTCTTCACCCCAGCGATGTTGTTCTCAATCGGCTTGGTTTCGCTCTTTATCGTAGGTGGCGTTACGGGTATTCACTTAGCAAGTGCAGCGATTGATATTCAGTTGCACGACACTTACTTCGTTGTGGCGCACTTCCACTTAGTAATGGGTTCAGCATCTTTCTTTGGCATGTTGGCAGGTATCTATCATTGGTATCCTAAGATGTTTGGTAGAATGATGGACGACAAATTGGGTTATGTGCATTTCTGGATTACCTTCTTAGGCGTTTATGGGGTTTTCTTCCCTATGCACTATATCGGTATCGCTGGTTTCCCACGTCGTTACTATTCATTCTCTTCTTTCGACCCCTTCAATATGTTCGTAGATTTGAATATGTTTATCTCTATTTCTGCCATCATTACCTTCTTTGCGCAGTTTATATTCGTATTCAATTTCTTCTACTCTATGTTCAAGGGCAAATTAGCACCGCTAAACCCTTGGAGGTCGAATACCTTAGAATGGACAACGCCACGCTTCCCCGGACACGGAAACTGGGTTGGGGCAATTCCACAAGTATTCCGCTGGCCTTATGATTACAGCAAGCCCGGTGCAAAAGAGGACTTTATCCCGCAGCACATTCCTTATTCTGCCACACCAGAATCTAACCTCCCCGAAGAGAAGGAATTGGCTAAAAAGGAGCAGGTTGAGGCTACCAAAACCGCAGGCTCACACTAA
- a CDS encoding DUF3341 domain-containing protein: MAATQSNQELDKHFLVGIFDDEDVLLHGVEKVRKKGVTIHEVFTPYPIHGLEHALGYKASWLPKAAFMFGATGTTLALVMQIGMLGISWPMIIGGKPFVAFPDFIPVSFEMTVLFSAFGMVGSFLVSQDLKPYKVPRIFDRRSTDHKHVMAIDLVKNGSKSQADIEAVLKEAGAEEVYPKSFTEEENNPSFFKYVSNLFRNGVGTTSRPLK, translated from the coding sequence ATGGCAGCAACACAATCAAATCAAGAACTCGACAAACACTTCTTAGTAGGCATCTTTGATGACGAAGACGTGCTTTTGCATGGAGTGGAAAAAGTGCGTAAGAAAGGCGTAACTATCCACGAAGTCTTCACTCCTTATCCGATTCACGGTTTGGAGCATGCCTTAGGCTATAAAGCCTCTTGGCTACCCAAAGCCGCCTTTATGTTTGGTGCAACAGGCACTACGCTGGCTTTGGTCATGCAAATTGGTATGTTGGGTATCTCTTGGCCTATGATTATCGGTGGAAAGCCTTTTGTTGCTTTCCCCGACTTTATCCCCGTATCCTTTGAGATGACCGTTCTTTTTTCGGCTTTCGGTATGGTAGGCTCTTTCTTGGTTTCACAAGATTTGAAGCCTTACAAAGTGCCACGTATCTTCGACCGTCGTAGTACCGACCACAAGCACGTCATGGCGATAGATTTAGTCAAGAATGGCTCTAAATCGCAGGCAGATATTGAGGCAGTATTGAAGGAAGCAGGTGCAGAGGAGGTCTATCCCAAATCTTTCACCGAAGAGGAAAACAATCCTTCTTTCTTTAAATATGTTTCAAATTTATTCCGCAATGGCGTAGGCACTACAAGCCGTCCCCTCAAATAA
- a CDS encoding c-type cytochrome, with the protein MPPIMSILSKGRFLMMLALLMGWLHGSLSAQAPQDPDSVATDATAQQAAPAGGGADIAKGKELFEGNCKACHKVHERAVGPALAGISERRDEAWIIAFVKNSKKVIDSGDAYAVKLYNDYNKTVMPAHEFLSDDDVRNIVAYVNSVPLPVADVVVSGGGTTPVETGGNSSFLLAAVIALTVLLLVLAVVMIILISVLAGYLKKAKGLTEEDQEVLGQKMFDLGAIVRSQAFIGTIAFIFVAVSLKATFDGLWTVGVQQGYAPTQPIPFSHKLHAGYYEIDCKYCHTGVEKGKSAVIPSANVCMNCHNSIRTDSKNIQKIYDAIANDEPIQWVRVHNLPDLSYFNHAQHVKVAGIECQTCHGNIQEMEVVQQISLLTMGWCINCHRETNVKVQGNEYYERVEQIHKEVSKEPLKVEDIGGLECSKCHY; encoded by the coding sequence ATGCCTCCGATTATGTCTATTTTGAGCAAAGGTCGTTTCTTGATGATGCTTGCATTGCTTATGGGCTGGCTTCATGGCTCGCTCTCTGCGCAAGCCCCACAAGACCCTGACTCCGTAGCCACAGACGCTACAGCTCAACAAGCAGCCCCAGCGGGCGGTGGTGCCGATATTGCCAAAGGAAAGGAACTTTTCGAAGGCAACTGTAAAGCCTGCCACAAAGTACACGAACGTGCAGTAGGTCCTGCCCTTGCAGGTATTTCCGAACGCAGAGATGAAGCTTGGATTATCGCTTTTGTGAAGAACTCAAAAAAAGTCATCGATAGCGGCGACGCTTACGCAGTCAAGCTCTACAATGACTACAACAAAACGGTAATGCCCGCTCATGAGTTCCTTTCTGACGACGACGTGAGAAATATCGTAGCCTACGTCAATAGCGTGCCTTTGCCTGTGGCAGACGTTGTTGTAAGTGGTGGTGGTACTACACCTGTAGAAACTGGTGGCAACTCCTCTTTCCTTTTGGCGGCGGTAATTGCCCTTACGGTATTGCTTTTGGTTTTGGCAGTGGTGATGATTATTCTGATTTCCGTTTTGGCGGGCTATCTGAAAAAGGCAAAAGGTCTGACCGAAGAAGACCAAGAGGTTTTGGGTCAGAAAATGTTTGATTTGGGCGCAATCGTCCGCAGCCAAGCCTTTATTGGTACAATCGCCTTTATCTTTGTAGCGGTATCTTTGAAAGCCACCTTCGACGGACTTTGGACTGTCGGTGTGCAGCAAGGTTACGCGCCTACACAGCCGATTCCGTTCTCACACAAATTGCATGCAGGCTACTACGAAATTGATTGTAAGTATTGCCACACAGGGGTAGAAAAAGGCAAGTCTGCCGTCATTCCTTCGGCTAATGTTTGTATGAATTGCCACAATTCTATTCGTACCGATTCGAAAAACATTCAGAAAATCTACGACGCTATCGCCAACGATGAGCCAATACAGTGGGTTCGCGTGCATAACCTTCCCGACCTTTCTTATTTCAACCATGCGCAACACGTCAAAGTGGCGGGCATCGAATGCCAAACCTGCCATGGGAATATCCAAGAGATGGAAGTCGTACAACAAATCTCACTCCTGACAATGGGCTGGTGTATCAACTGCCACCGTGAAACCAACGTCAAGGTACAAGGCAATGAATATTACGAACGAGTAGAGCAAATTCATAAGGAAGTGTCCAAAGAGCCTTTGAAAGTGGAAGACATCGGCGGTTTGGAATGCTCGAAGTGCCACTACTAA
- the nrfD gene encoding NrfD/PsrC family molybdoenzyme membrane anchor subunit — translation MQIISEVREPLVTGGRTHHDVTNDIAGRVEEKPAPLWMAAMAFSLFLLASGGYFLGDMLWNGIGRWGLNKTIQWAWDITNFVWWVGIGHAGTLISAVLLLFRQKWRTAINRAAEAMTIFAVICAAVWPIVHMGRPWLGAYWVLPLPNTFGSLWVNFNSPLLWDVFAISTYFSVSLVFWFIGLVPDFATIRDRAVGKWGRLIYGALSLGWTGGAKSWMHYEAVSLILAGLSTPLVLSVHTIVSFDFATSVIPGWHTTIFPPYFVAGAIFSGFAMVLTLMLVTRKVYKLEHYITLEHIEMMNIIVMVTGSIVGIAYITEFFIAWYSQVPYEQFCFINRMTGDYWWAYWAMMTCNVISPQVFWIKWARTTIWFTFMLSIVVNIGMWFERFVIIVTSLHHDYLPSAWGYFSPTAWDVMCYIFTFGLFFTLFFMFAKYFPVVNMAEVKSVLKSSNDKVYKARVTIKDPHNVI, via the coding sequence ATGCAAATCATATCAGAAGTTCGTGAGCCATTAGTTACGGGTGGGAGAACCCATCACGACGTAACGAACGATATTGCAGGGCGCGTAGAGGAGAAACCCGCGCCGCTCTGGATGGCTGCTATGGCGTTTTCGCTCTTCTTGCTCGCTTCGGGTGGTTATTTCTTAGGCGATATGCTCTGGAATGGCATCGGTAGATGGGGCTTGAACAAGACAATTCAATGGGCTTGGGACATCACCAACTTCGTCTGGTGGGTCGGTATCGGTCACGCAGGTACGCTGATTTCTGCCGTACTCTTGCTTTTCCGCCAAAAGTGGCGTACTGCCATCAACCGCGCAGCAGAGGCGATGACTATTTTCGCCGTTATCTGTGCCGCCGTTTGGCCTATCGTACACATGGGCAGACCTTGGTTGGGTGCTTATTGGGTACTTCCCCTGCCTAATACCTTCGGTTCGCTTTGGGTGAACTTCAACTCGCCGCTCCTTTGGGACGTGTTTGCGATTTCTACTTACTTTTCGGTTTCGCTTGTCTTCTGGTTTATCGGTCTTGTGCCTGACTTTGCCACTATTCGCGATAGAGCAGTAGGCAAGTGGGGGCGTTTGATTTACGGTGCTTTGAGCTTAGGCTGGACAGGCGGCGCAAAGTCGTGGATGCACTACGAAGCCGTTTCGCTTATCTTAGCAGGTCTTTCTACGCCGCTTGTACTTTCGGTACACACTATCGTAAGTTTTGACTTTGCTACTTCGGTTATTCCCGGCTGGCATACGACGATTTTCCCTCCCTACTTTGTTGCGGGTGCGATTTTCTCTGGTTTCGCTATGGTATTGACCCTGATGCTTGTTACGCGCAAAGTCTATAAATTAGAACATTACATCACACTCGAACACATCGAGATGATGAACATTATCGTCATGGTTACAGGCTCGATTGTCGGTATCGCTTATATCACCGAGTTCTTTATCGCTTGGTATTCGCAAGTGCCTTACGAGCAGTTTTGCTTCATCAACCGTATGACAGGTGATTACTGGTGGGCATATTGGGCAATGATGACTTGTAACGTAATTTCACCACAAGTTTTCTGGATTAAGTGGGCGCGTACTACGATTTGGTTCACGTTCATGCTTTCTATTGTGGTAAATATCGGTATGTGGTTCGAGCGTTTCGTAATTATTGTAACCTCTTTGCACCACGACTACCTTCCTTCGGCTTGGGGCTATTTCTCCCCTACGGCTTGGGACGTAATGTGTTATATCTTTACCTTCGGACTTTTCTTCACCCTATTCTTTATGTTTGCCAAATATTTCCCTGTGGTGAATATGGCAGAGGTAAAATCGGTCTTGAAAAGCTCTAACGACAAGGTGTATAAGGCACGTGTTACTATCAAAGACCCCCATAACGTTATCTAA